A window of Pan paniscus chromosome 10, NHGRI_mPanPan1-v2.0_pri, whole genome shotgun sequence contains these coding sequences:
- the LOC117975247 gene encoding uncharacterized protein LOC117975247: MASMGFTGKSGLHGAPGWLQFSTAGHGLLLLHTDLSLAQGFLGLQSKEPRTSPWPKPRKLWRTDVWAHSVTEWPFLRLRRTDVRAHGVTVWPFLRLRRTDVRAHGVTEWPFLRLRRTDVRAHGVSRVALPPAPEDRRPGSRCHSVALPPAPEDRRPGSRCHSVALPPAPEDRRPGSRCHSVALPPAPEDRRPGSRCHRVALPPAPEDRRPGSRCHRVALPPAPEDRRPGSRCHRVALPPRTDVRARGVTVWPFLRLRRTDVWDHGVSRVALPPAPEDRRPGSQCHRVALPPALEDKCLGSRCQQSGPSSGSGGQTSGITVSAEWPFSGSGGQMSGITVSAEWPFSGSGGQTSGIAVSQSGPSSRSGRQTSGITVSAEWPFLWLWRTDVWDHGVSRGALPLEPLVGNLLVASFGFWWLVFLFSSFFFFNLIRDRVCLCSPGWSQTPGLKQSSCSVLTKCCGYKRESWGPACWCFLTCGPITAVSAFGVTWPPPLLEHPLP, encoded by the exons ATGGCTTCCATGGGCTTCACTGGGAAATCAGGGCTTCACGGAGCACCGGGTTGGCTGCAG TTCTCCACCGCTGGGCATGGCCTCCTTCTTCTCCACACTGACCTTTCCCTTGCTCAAGGCTTCCTGGGGCTGCAAAGCAAAGAACCACGAACTTCTCCGTGGCCTAAGCCACGGAAGCTCTGGAGGACAGATGTCTGGGCTCACAGTGTCACAGAGTGGCCCTTCCTCCGGCTCCGGAGGACAGACGTCCGGGCTCACGGTGTCACAGTGTGGCCCTTCCTCCGGCTCCGGAGGACAGACGTCCGGGCTCACGGTGTCACAGAGTGGCCCTTCCTCCGGCTCCGGAGGACAGACGTCCGGGCTCACGGTGTCAGCAGAGTGGCCCTTCCTCCGGCTCCGGAGGACAGACGTCCGGGCTCGCGGTGTCACAGTGTGGCCCTTCCTCCGGCTCCGGAGGACAGACGTCCGGGCTCGCGGTGTCACAGTGTGGCCCTTCCTCCGGCTCCGGAGGACAGACGTCCGGGCTCGCGGTGTCACAGTGTGGCCCTTCCTCCGGCTCCGGAGGACAGACGTCCGGGCTCGCGGTGTCACAGAGTGGCCCTTCCTCCGGCTCCGGAGGACAGACGTCCGGGCTCGCGGTGTCACAGAGTGGCCCTTCCTCCGGCTCCGGAGGACAGACGTCCGGGCTCGCGGTGTCACAGAGTGGCCCTTCCTCCGAGGACAGACGTCCGGGCTCGCGGTGTCACAGTGTGGCCCTTCCTCCGGCTCCGGAGGACAGATGTCTGGGATCACGGTGTCAGCAGAGTGGCCCTTCCTCCGGCTCCGGAGGACAGACGTCCGGGCTCGCAGTGTCACAGAGTGGCCCTTCCTCCGGCTCTGGAGGACAAATGTCTGGGATCACGGTGTCAGCAGAGTGGCCCTTCCTCCGGCTCTGGAGGACAGACGTCTGGGATCACGGTGTCAGCAGAGTGGCCCTTCTCCGGCTCTGGAGGACAGATGTCCGGGATCACGGTGTCAGCAGAGTGGCCCTTCTCCGGCTCTGGAGGACAGACGTCTGGGATCGCGGTGTCACAGAGTGGCCCTTCCTCCCGCTCTGGAAGACAGACATCTGGGATCACGGTGTCAGCAGAGTGGCCCTTCCTCTGGCTCTGGAGGACAGACGTCTGGGATCACGGTGTCAGTAGAGGGgcccttcctctggagcctctaGTGGGGAACCTGTTAGTTGCATCTTTCGGCTTCTGGTGGCTggtgtttcttttttcatctttttttttttttaatttaattagagacagggtctgcctgtgtagcccaggctggtctcaaactcctggcctcaagcagtcctcctgctctGTCCTCACAAAGTGCTGTGGTTACAAGCGTGAGTCATGGGGCCCAGCCTGTTGGTGTTTCCTGACTTGTGGCCccatcactgcagtctctgccttcgGGGTCACATGGCCTCCTCCTCTGCTGGAGCATCCCCTCccgtaa